In Candidatus Cloacimonadota bacterium, the following proteins share a genomic window:
- a CDS encoding sigma-70 family RNA polymerase sigma factor, giving the protein MSNKPDSSHTNSEPVDLPKVQKAVRKRAISEFGQPVIADGLVNRVSLRLLDQSREGQAPLCWDKLYRREVEAWFSELQSYCRRYTVKLVHDPETAADICQDCLKELLLSQNSIRNVKAWICRVAHNKAVSQINKEMNERNLAQELKNIPVPEDPEDQELPARLDRKQLRKLLSRADYSLWLRVCEHKTLKDYARAEGISYQTAKARKHRIRTNLRSAWLRARDWTDSPQVLSHDEFRAIQRFISRLLASYGSGSPPAQQEQRNKLRNPKLEEAFQGLSKIHEWTVSLLDEGGFSLLVVGIRDELPLPVKLLVRLDRAHRVRVIDCRSFTMMAFAPSDGARIFTAEKGRNMLKYEELLRLAPKFTVLDQERFDRMLEDLKLQDHD; this is encoded by the coding sequence ATGAGTAACAAGCCAGACAGCAGCCATACCAATTCCGAACCAGTGGACCTCCCCAAAGTCCAGAAAGCGGTGCGGAAAAGGGCCATCAGCGAATTCGGCCAGCCGGTCATCGCGGACGGGTTGGTGAACCGCGTCAGCCTCAGATTGCTTGATCAATCACGGGAAGGGCAAGCTCCACTCTGCTGGGACAAGCTCTACCGCCGCGAGGTGGAGGCCTGGTTCTCCGAACTGCAATCCTATTGCCGGCGCTACACGGTAAAACTTGTCCACGATCCCGAAACCGCTGCCGATATCTGCCAGGATTGCCTGAAGGAACTGCTGCTCTCTCAAAACAGCATCCGCAACGTCAAAGCCTGGATCTGCCGCGTGGCCCACAACAAGGCGGTAAGCCAGATCAATAAAGAGATGAACGAACGGAACCTTGCGCAGGAACTGAAAAACATCCCCGTTCCTGAGGACCCGGAAGACCAAGAGCTACCCGCCCGGCTGGACCGGAAGCAACTGCGCAAACTGCTTTCCAGAGCCGATTATAGCCTCTGGCTGCGCGTCTGCGAGCACAAAACCCTGAAAGACTACGCCCGGGCGGAGGGGATCAGCTACCAGACCGCGAAAGCACGCAAACACCGGATTCGAACGAACCTTCGCAGCGCCTGGCTGCGCGCGCGGGACTGGACTGATTCGCCCCAGGTCCTTTCCCATGATGAATTCAGGGCCATCCAACGCTTCATCTCCAGGCTGCTGGCCAGCTATGGTTCTGGATCCCCGCCCGCCCAACAAGAGCAGCGGAACAAGCTCCGCAATCCCAAACTAGAAGAGGCATTTCAGGGCCTGAGTAAGATCCACGAATGGACCGTTTCCCTGCTGGACGAGGGCGGTTTTTCCCTGCTCGTGGTCGGCATCAGGGATGAACTGCCCCTGCCGGTGAAGCTGTTGGTCAGGTTGGACCGCGCCCACCGGGTGAGGGTGATCGACTGCAGAAGCTTCACAATGATGGCCTTCGCTCCCAGCGATGGAGCCAGGATTTTCACCGCCGAGAAAGGCCGCAACATGTTAAAATACGAAGAGCTTCTGCGCCTGGCACCCAAGTTCACCGTCCTGGACCAGGAGCGCTTTGACCGCATGCTGGAAGACCTCAAACTCCAGGACCATGACTGA
- a CDS encoding T9SS type A sorting domain-containing protein yields MKKVSIILALALGCSLALANPIWSSETIVREGQDLRFGGSAAQSADGSVTTVWTQTRGGENLLLASKLSGEGVSLWDEPLVVKAGEAVKRALQIVETGDGEFILAWLEDLDAGNSQLQLQKINDYGIMLWSAQGVAVNSDCQRDRAKYYLSGNAEGGALLFAQPDTDQPMALGYRFDANGNDLWISNRPTLQANGTLKLQGLIAKCYDSEIVVAWQETTPTGVLNRFKRFYSYGTGSWEQSYPKYPGEYGDHQFCLTSDERIWDMALTALMDTRIKLKLLTWGGNWNIEEPLELVVNPSPVPLKTIIKSSGLSLPQILCSTVVDGVSTLTWYQFYSAEYMVAEQLIRSSSDVLIEAIDFQDNQGNYSFTWVEESLVDGTRKLKAQLIENYTGDLVWPQEGLTLSEALDEVSRPRCFAWNASLLSLSAEPGLDAKYLRRRVFSSAGTPQLTPEQEILASALCGEAWPVRSLDVDDSNFLFYADSRQACATRLYLQKLSLNGELLLPGDGIRLGSGDSSVLLDAVNHTYQHFAALYYSDGLHLQILDLSGNTQWPGPGLLISPQLPVSARLASYEGDVYISWEIDLDSNRKRVMGQRISNGQAMWGADGVIVKNEVYSQQTAVGPPVARHFTWSERWPGSSNYQVRGKRLDAFGNAETGWYADGNMLFYREGFTPLYPSQATLSGSDLILLIDGGTVKPAYAQKVTPDIQLPWGMDGVELLGDSGTYLAGMADQHGVVIGFKHNDGVYVQAVNPAGELIYDSPGNRLDQTPPAQVGKMALGRFASGHFMAVWSAIHPGTTSDLELYFSRASSWGETLDYIPRLLCSAPGDQDLPVLSNPGLETMFVSWRDGRSGYGDHGQMLNGVRAQMISWSDTAIPSEQEIPAAVGLKPCYPNPFREFTNICWDQKDASPVLISVYNLKGQLVKRFEPQRFESGELVWAGEDSQGRQVSPGLYFIRLQSGPKVQTGKVLRW; encoded by the coding sequence ATGAAAAAAGTGTCAATTATCCTGGCGCTGGCGCTGGGATGCTCTCTGGCGCTGGCGAATCCGATCTGGTCCAGCGAAACGATCGTGCGGGAAGGTCAGGATTTGAGGTTCGGAGGTTCCGCCGCGCAAAGCGCGGATGGCAGCGTGACCACTGTGTGGACGCAGACCCGGGGGGGCGAAAACCTGCTCCTGGCCAGCAAGCTGAGCGGGGAGGGAGTTTCGCTTTGGGACGAGCCGTTGGTGGTGAAGGCCGGCGAGGCCGTCAAGCGCGCGCTTCAAATAGTCGAGACCGGAGACGGAGAGTTCATCCTGGCTTGGCTGGAGGACCTGGACGCGGGAAACAGCCAGCTGCAGCTACAGAAAATCAACGATTATGGGATCATGCTCTGGAGCGCGCAGGGCGTGGCAGTCAATTCCGATTGCCAGCGCGACAGGGCCAAATACTATCTGTCCGGGAACGCCGAGGGCGGGGCCCTGCTCTTCGCTCAACCCGACACAGACCAGCCAATGGCCCTGGGCTATCGCTTCGATGCCAACGGAAATGATTTGTGGATATCCAACCGCCCCACTTTGCAAGCGAACGGGACCCTCAAGCTGCAGGGCTTGATCGCGAAATGTTACGACAGCGAAATCGTGGTGGCCTGGCAGGAAACCACCCCCACCGGCGTCTTGAACCGGTTCAAACGCTTCTACAGCTACGGCACAGGCTCCTGGGAGCAGTCCTATCCCAAATATCCCGGGGAGTACGGAGACCACCAGTTCTGCCTTACCAGTGACGAACGGATCTGGGATATGGCGCTGACCGCGCTGATGGATACCAGGATCAAGCTCAAACTGCTCACCTGGGGTGGAAATTGGAACATCGAGGAACCGCTGGAATTGGTGGTCAATCCTTCCCCGGTGCCTCTGAAAACGATAATCAAGAGCTCCGGGCTGAGCTTACCCCAGATCCTCTGCAGTACCGTCGTCGATGGTGTTTCCACGCTAACATGGTATCAGTTTTACTCCGCCGAATACATGGTGGCCGAACAACTGATCCGCAGCAGCAGCGATGTGCTGATCGAGGCCATCGATTTTCAGGACAACCAGGGCAATTACTCTTTCACTTGGGTGGAAGAATCGCTTGTGGACGGAACACGGAAACTGAAAGCGCAGCTGATAGAGAACTATACTGGGGATTTGGTCTGGCCGCAGGAGGGGCTGACGCTGAGCGAAGCTTTGGATGAAGTTTCGCGTCCGCGCTGCTTTGCCTGGAACGCCAGCCTGCTAAGCCTCTCGGCAGAGCCGGGACTGGATGCCAAATATCTGCGGCGCAGGGTGTTCTCGTCCGCGGGAACGCCTCAGCTGACCCCGGAGCAGGAGATCCTGGCCAGCGCGCTCTGCGGGGAGGCCTGGCCTGTTCGCAGCCTGGATGTGGACGACAGCAACTTTCTCTTTTATGCCGACAGCCGCCAGGCATGCGCCACCCGGCTCTATCTGCAGAAGTTGTCACTAAACGGGGAACTGCTGCTGCCTGGAGACGGGATCCGGCTTGGGAGCGGGGACTCGAGCGTTCTATTGGATGCCGTGAACCATACTTATCAGCACTTTGCCGCGCTCTATTACAGCGATGGGCTACATCTGCAGATCTTGGACCTCAGCGGAAACACCCAGTGGCCCGGCCCCGGATTACTGATCAGCCCCCAGTTACCTGTTTCGGCCAGGCTTGCCTCCTATGAGGGGGATGTTTACATCAGCTGGGAGATCGACCTCGATAGCAACCGCAAGCGGGTGATGGGCCAACGCATCTCAAACGGACAGGCGATGTGGGGCGCGGACGGGGTGATCGTGAAAAACGAGGTTTACAGTCAGCAAACGGCTGTGGGACCTCCGGTTGCGCGTCACTTCACCTGGAGCGAGCGCTGGCCGGGCTCATCCAATTACCAGGTGCGCGGAAAACGCTTGGACGCTTTCGGCAACGCTGAAACGGGCTGGTATGCGGACGGAAACATGCTCTTCTACAGAGAAGGGTTCACCCCTCTATATCCCAGCCAGGCCACTCTGAGCGGCAGCGATCTGATCCTGCTGATCGACGGCGGAACCGTGAAACCGGCCTATGCCCAGAAGGTGACTCCGGACATCCAACTGCCCTGGGGAATGGACGGGGTCGAGCTTTTGGGCGACAGCGGCACCTATCTGGCCGGGATGGCGGATCAACACGGGGTGGTGATCGGCTTCAAACACAATGACGGGGTTTATGTGCAGGCTGTAAATCCCGCGGGAGAGCTGATCTACGACTCGCCCGGAAACCGGCTGGACCAGACCCCGCCCGCGCAGGTGGGGAAAATGGCCCTCGGCCGCTTTGCCTCCGGGCATTTCATGGCCGTATGGAGCGCGATCCATCCAGGCACAACGAGTGATCTGGAACTCTATTTCAGCCGCGCCAGCTCCTGGGGCGAAACCTTGGATTACATACCCCGCCTGCTTTGCAGCGCGCCCGGGGACCAGGATTTGCCCGTGCTCTCAAATCCCGGGCTGGAAACCATGTTTGTAAGCTGGAGGGACGGCCGCAGCGGCTACGGCGACCACGGCCAGATGCTGAACGGGGTGCGGGCGCAAATGATCAGTTGGAGCGACACCGCCATCCCATCGGAGCAGGAGATCCCGGCCGCAGTTGGACTGAAGCCCTGTTATCCCAACCCCTTCCGCGAATTCACCAATATCTGCTGGGACCAGAAAGACGCCTCACCGGTGCTGATCAGTGTTTACAATCTGAAAGGTCAGTTGGTGAAACGCTTCGAGCCCCAGCGTTTCGAAAGTGGGGAACTTGTCTGGGCCGGAGAAGACAGCCAGGGCCGCCAGGTGAGTCCGGGTCTCTATTTCATCCGCCTGCAAAGCGGCCCGAAAGTGCAAACCGGCAAGGTTTTGCGCTGGTAA
- a CDS encoding ABC transporter ATP-binding protein translates to MIEVTKLSCAYDAQMVLRELDLSLAGDEFTVLVGPNGAGKSTLVYALLGFLPALKGEIRLLGKPLDAYKRSGLARLIAFVPQESVFQFDYPVRDIVLMGRYPYLGLMQSWLPADLEAVGEVLEQLQLAGLAGRFYSQLSGGEKQRVLIARSLAQNTPYILLDETLSQLDINHQVEIMALLRGIVRASGKGILLISHNLNLGANFADRMVFLAGGRVLGSGTPEEMMRPGPLRELFGLELQTMLNPASGKPNLLYPGVP, encoded by the coding sequence ATGATCGAAGTAACCAAACTTAGCTGCGCCTACGACGCCCAGATGGTGCTCAGGGAACTGGACCTGAGCCTGGCGGGGGACGAATTCACCGTTTTGGTGGGGCCCAACGGCGCCGGGAAATCCACTCTGGTTTACGCGCTGCTGGGGTTTCTGCCGGCTCTGAAGGGCGAGATCCGCCTTCTGGGCAAGCCCTTGGACGCTTACAAACGCTCCGGGCTGGCCCGCCTCATAGCCTTCGTGCCCCAGGAAAGCGTCTTCCAGTTCGATTATCCTGTGCGCGACATCGTGCTGATGGGCCGCTATCCCTATCTGGGCCTGATGCAAAGCTGGCTTCCGGCCGATCTGGAGGCCGTGGGGGAGGTGCTGGAGCAGCTGCAGTTGGCAGGTCTGGCCGGCAGGTTCTATTCCCAGCTCAGCGGCGGTGAAAAACAGCGGGTGCTGATCGCCCGGTCGCTGGCCCAGAACACACCCTACATCCTGCTGGATGAGACCCTTTCCCAGCTGGACATCAACCATCAGGTGGAGATCATGGCCCTGCTGCGCGGGATCGTGCGCGCCAGCGGCAAGGGCATCCTGCTGATCTCCCACAACCTCAATTTGGGCGCCAATTTTGCCGACCGGATGGTCTTTCTGGCCGGGGGCCGGGTGCTGGGCAGCGGAACTCCGGAGGAAATGATGCGTCCCGGGCCCCTGCGCGAGCTGTTTGGCCTGGAGCTGCAGACCATGCTCAATCCCGCCAGCGGCAAGCCCAATCTTCTCTATCCGGGCGTTCCGTGA
- a CDS encoding cysteine desulfurase, whose amino-acid sequence MTPGKIYMDNCVTTPLAPEALEAMRPYFSEEFWFPGAFISTGEATSATLAGWHDAIAKTLNATGPEIHFTSGGTLANNLAIKGLAWAHSSAGKHAIVSVVDYPDLLTNAAWLEKQGFEVSYLEPDAAGLVSADKLKAAIRPDTILFLTTIVNHVVGTIQPIEAYARVLAEAGHRIFWHADAGQAYGKLPLDVQALGVDTLSVSAHKIHGPQGIGALYVKQGVKLAQLIHGINRLDPLQTGGLSLALIAGFVKAAELTFADLAATTSQLRELSDHLLQRLEATIPEIELNGPRGEGRACHNINVSIAYIEGEAITMMLDLQGITVATGSACASQGLKANYVLMAMGKNHVQSHGSMKFTLSRYNSREDIDLAVSRLAEITASLRERSPLYQSTHPQEK is encoded by the coding sequence ATGACCCCCGGCAAGATCTACATGGATAATTGCGTGACCACCCCGCTGGCCCCGGAAGCGCTGGAAGCCATGCGTCCCTACTTCAGCGAGGAGTTCTGGTTTCCCGGCGCTTTCATCAGCACCGGCGAAGCCACCAGCGCCACTTTGGCCGGCTGGCACGACGCGATCGCCAAAACCCTCAACGCCACCGGCCCGGAGATCCATTTCACCTCCGGCGGCACCCTGGCGAACAACCTAGCCATCAAAGGCCTGGCCTGGGCCCACAGCTCCGCCGGCAAACACGCCATCGTATCCGTGGTGGATTATCCGGACCTGCTCACCAACGCCGCCTGGCTGGAAAAACAGGGCTTTGAAGTGAGCTATCTGGAGCCGGACGCCGCGGGCCTGGTGAGCGCGGACAAGCTGAAAGCAGCCATCCGTCCGGACACCATCCTCTTTCTGACCACCATCGTGAACCACGTGGTGGGAACCATCCAACCCATCGAGGCCTACGCCAGGGTGCTGGCGGAAGCCGGTCACCGCATCTTCTGGCACGCCGATGCCGGACAGGCCTACGGCAAGCTGCCTCTGGACGTTCAGGCCCTGGGCGTGGACACCCTCAGCGTTTCGGCCCACAAGATCCATGGGCCGCAGGGCATCGGCGCCCTCTACGTGAAACAAGGCGTCAAGCTGGCCCAGTTGATCCACGGCATCAACCGCCTCGACCCTCTGCAGACGGGGGGCCTGAGCCTGGCCCTGATCGCCGGATTCGTGAAAGCCGCCGAGCTCACTTTTGCCGATCTGGCCGCCACCACCTCCCAACTGCGGGAGCTTTCGGATCATCTGCTGCAGCGCCTCGAAGCCACCATCCCGGAGATCGAGCTCAACGGCCCCCGCGGGGAAGGGCGCGCCTGCCACAACATCAACGTCTCCATCGCCTACATCGAAGGCGAGGCCATCACCATGATGCTCGATCTGCAGGGCATCACCGTCGCCACCGGTTCCGCCTGCGCCTCCCAGGGCCTGAAAGCCAACTACGTGCTGATGGCCATGGGCAAAAACCACGTCCAATCCCATGGCTCAATGAAATTTACGCTGTCCCGCTACAACAGCAGGGAAGACATCGATCTCGCGGTGTCCCGCCTGGCCGAGATCACGGCTTCGCTGCGCGAGCGCAGCCCCCTTTATCAGTCAACTCATCCCCAGGAGAAATAA
- a CDS encoding TonB-dependent receptor — MKKVLLPFLLLVAVGWLNAFVIEGKVVDPSGQAISSVLVSDGLIQIYGSENGAFKISTQADSLSFSRLGFQARTLPVTEVGKRVTLLPEPVLLPKITVSESAWDFFAPPADRVALPVDPDRHYYSAGEVLSSSASTHSGDVRLAGESQGVSILGNLARHSLIILDGVALNPGGESYDLSLIDAANIASIELIKNNASVYGGGSAIGGILNIRTRQGRNQGRSDFSLSTELGSFGHAQTALAFGTAFKNLDLRLNASHLDTDNDFPYRMPDWWAPDSVAIRENNAKRQNSLSASLSTAWGQARLSLQTDYVAFHRQLPGTVNFSEVYRNAFLEGYANRNRVTLSSPLRGLNADLLAWLNLDGTLYDNTRAPLPVFLSQYRQKLLDSGLRGSLGGELELTQGLKLSAGLAAELGSERYQNQNMLLPANALDHRAGFANASLKSSLELDRGDLIYSGAGALRYDHAGADDNLSWRLEGSIRRYGYVESTLGGTLGTSFALPSPYDLYWRGDSQAIGNPDLASERSKGWQIWLDNRLGTFNLRAVWHHNTIDSLIQWRQVQMFGNVWKPLNIGRARIRNLELEAGWEPLAWLKLAAAALLTDALDFSSQPAESAPRLMYTPELSYTLKLDLSWPRFSFWSAYRFTGEQFTTPDNLSAPLPGYALLDLGAAVNFQLRGWTLSPHFSVRNALNRSYSVYAYVPQPGISFLGGVTLRVSD, encoded by the coding sequence GTGAAAAAGGTCCTTCTGCCTTTCCTGCTGCTGGTCGCGGTGGGGTGGCTGAACGCTTTTGTGATCGAGGGAAAGGTGGTCGATCCCTCCGGGCAGGCCATCTCCTCGGTGCTCGTATCAGATGGACTGATCCAGATCTATGGCTCCGAAAACGGCGCTTTCAAAATCTCCACCCAGGCGGATTCCCTGTCTTTCAGCCGTTTGGGCTTTCAGGCCAGGACCCTGCCCGTTACAGAGGTGGGCAAGCGCGTCACGCTGCTTCCGGAACCGGTGCTGTTGCCCAAGATAACCGTCAGCGAAAGCGCCTGGGACTTCTTCGCGCCGCCGGCGGACCGCGTGGCCCTGCCTGTGGATCCGGACCGGCACTACTACTCCGCGGGAGAGGTGTTAAGTTCCAGCGCCTCAACTCATTCCGGCGACGTTCGGCTGGCGGGGGAAAGCCAGGGCGTGTCCATTCTGGGCAATCTGGCCCGCCACAGCCTGATCATCCTGGACGGCGTGGCCCTCAATCCCGGTGGTGAAAGTTACGACCTTTCCCTGATCGACGCCGCCAACATCGCTTCCATCGAACTGATCAAGAACAACGCCTCCGTCTATGGCGGGGGCTCGGCCATCGGCGGGATCCTGAACATCCGCACCAGACAGGGGCGGAACCAAGGCCGTTCGGACTTTTCCCTGAGCACGGAACTTGGCTCCTTCGGCCATGCCCAGACCGCGCTGGCCTTCGGCACCGCCTTCAAAAACCTGGACCTTAGGCTGAACGCCTCGCATCTGGACACGGACAACGATTTTCCCTACCGGATGCCGGACTGGTGGGCGCCGGATAGCGTGGCCATCCGCGAGAACAACGCCAAGCGCCAAAACTCTCTTTCCGCCTCGCTTTCCACCGCCTGGGGCCAGGCTCGCCTCAGTCTCCAGACCGATTACGTGGCCTTTCACCGCCAGTTGCCCGGCACGGTGAATTTCTCGGAGGTCTATCGCAATGCTTTTTTAGAGGGTTACGCCAACCGCAACCGGGTTACGCTCAGTTCCCCGCTGCGGGGCCTGAACGCTGACCTGTTGGCCTGGCTGAACCTCGACGGCACCCTTTACGACAACACCCGCGCCCCCCTGCCGGTTTTCCTCTCCCAATACCGGCAAAAGCTGCTGGACAGCGGCCTCAGAGGCAGCCTGGGCGGTGAATTGGAGCTCACGCAAGGCCTGAAATTGAGCGCCGGACTGGCCGCGGAACTGGGTTCCGAGCGTTATCAGAACCAGAATATGCTGCTGCCCGCCAATGCTCTTGACCACCGCGCGGGTTTTGCCAACGCCAGCCTGAAAAGCTCTCTGGAACTGGACCGGGGCGACCTCATCTACAGCGGGGCCGGAGCCTTGCGCTACGATCACGCCGGAGCGGACGACAACCTCAGCTGGCGCCTGGAGGGCAGCATCCGCCGCTACGGCTACGTGGAAAGCACGCTGGGCGGTACTTTGGGCACTTCCTTCGCCCTGCCTTCACCTTACGACCTTTACTGGCGCGGAGATTCCCAGGCCATCGGCAATCCGGACCTGGCCAGCGAGAGGTCCAAAGGCTGGCAGATCTGGCTGGACAATCGCCTGGGCACCTTCAATTTGCGTGCCGTCTGGCATCACAACACCATCGACAGCCTCATCCAGTGGCGCCAGGTGCAGATGTTCGGCAACGTCTGGAAACCCCTGAACATCGGCCGGGCACGGATCCGCAACCTGGAACTCGAGGCTGGCTGGGAGCCGCTGGCCTGGCTGAAACTGGCCGCCGCGGCGCTGCTCACGGATGCCCTCGACTTCAGCTCGCAACCCGCGGAGAGCGCTCCCAGGCTGATGTACACGCCGGAACTGAGCTACACCCTGAAGCTGGACCTGAGCTGGCCAAGATTCAGTTTTTGGAGTGCCTACCGGTTTACGGGGGAACAGTTTACAACTCCGGACAACCTCTCCGCCCCGCTGCCGGGTTACGCTCTGCTGGATCTGGGCGCGGCGGTAAATTTCCAACTGAGGGGCTGGACCCTCTCCCCCCATTTCAGCGTTCGCAACGCCCTCAACCGCAGCTACTCGGTTTATGCCTACGTGCCCCAGCCGGGGATCTCCTTCCTCGGCGGCGTCACCCTCCGCGTGAGCGACTGA
- a CDS encoding Rrf2 family transcriptional regulator, with product MAIGTKTEYALRALLEIPAKSSVSANQICERQQLPKKYVEHLLSALKKAGLIASSSGSRGGYTLARPAGQINLYNIMEAVNDHNLELDCGMGKQFCLGDDCPLRPLFGDLAARQRELLQKYSLARIAKLFTQEKK from the coding sequence ATGGCCATTGGCACAAAGACAGAATACGCGCTGCGGGCCCTGCTGGAGATACCCGCAAAGTCCAGCGTGTCCGCGAATCAGATCTGCGAGCGCCAGCAGCTGCCCAAAAAGTATGTGGAGCATCTGCTGAGCGCGCTCAAGAAGGCCGGGCTGATCGCCAGCAGTTCCGGTTCCCGCGGAGGCTACACTTTGGCCCGTCCGGCAGGCCAGATCAACCTTTACAACATCATGGAAGCCGTGAACGACCACAATCTGGAGCTGGACTGCGGCATGGGCAAACAGTTTTGTCTGGGCGATGATTGCCCGTTGCGGCCCCTGTTTGGCGATCTGGCGGCCCGGCAGCGTGAGCTTTTGCAAAAATACAGCCTGGCCCGCATCGCCAAGTTATTCACACAGGAGAAAAAATGA
- a CDS encoding iron-sulfur cluster assembly scaffold protein — MQYSQKVLDHFMHPKNVGKMEAPDAQATEGSPACGDQVTVYLKVDEASKKIEDISFLSYGCASNIATASIITELAKGKTLDEAKQLTWRDAMEALDGLPPVKVHCSVLAADTLQTAISNYEIAHGLKEVPNFGKETIIEELKKIIYPQVGEDIVSLKMVKYVGFDKGEVLIDMNMMNFDQWRDNVAEEIREHLGKYPEVKNIQINFP, encoded by the coding sequence ATGCAATACTCACAAAAGGTTCTGGACCACTTCATGCACCCCAAGAACGTGGGCAAAATGGAAGCTCCGGACGCCCAGGCCACCGAGGGCAGCCCCGCCTGCGGCGACCAGGTGACCGTTTACCTCAAGGTGGACGAAGCCAGCAAAAAGATCGAAGATATCAGCTTCCTTTCCTACGGCTGCGCCTCCAACATCGCCACCGCCTCCATCATCACGGAGCTCGCGAAGGGCAAGACCCTCGACGAAGCGAAACAACTCACCTGGCGCGACGCCATGGAAGCGCTGGACGGCCTGCCGCCGGTGAAAGTCCACTGCTCCGTATTGGCCGCCGACACTTTGCAGACCGCCATCTCCAATTACGAGATCGCCCACGGTCTCAAGGAAGTGCCCAACTTCGGCAAGGAGACCATCATCGAAGAGCTCAAAAAGATCATCTATCCCCAGGTGGGCGAAGACATTGTATCCCTCAAGATGGTGAAATACGTGGGCTTCGACAAGGGCGAGGTGCTGATCGACATGAATATGATGAACTTCGACCAGTGGCGCGACAACGTGGCCGAAGAGATCCGTGAGCATCTGGGCAAATATCCGGAAGTGAAAAACATCCAGATCAACTTTCCCTGA